In the genome of Tsukamurella paurometabola DSM 20162, the window TCGCGCCATCGCCGTTCGCCTCCATCACCTGGCGGCCGGCGATCAGGATCTCCGATCCGGTGGACGTGATCGACTTCGGAAAAGTGTAGGGGTGCACGCCTACCGCGTCGAAATAGGCCCTTCCCCCGAGCGTGTACAGATCTCGCAGGAAAGCGACGTCACCGGTGCCGACCTGTGAGCTCGACGTCCCCCCGGAGATCACCGGCTGCTGCGCGCCAGCTGCCCGGATCCCCTGGTAGGCGGCCTTGAGAAGAGGCAGGTAGGTTGCCGCGGTCGGCGGTTGGAGATAGTGCGGGATATTGGGCTCGTTCCACACTTGGAAGGCACTCACTGTGGACGAGTACCGTTGTGCGACCGCAAAAGCGAATGCCCCGAAGGTTTGCGGATCCGCGGGCGGATTGCCGGTCCCGGCGGGATCAGCGCCTGCCGCTTGCGCCCATACCGGAGCCGGCCCGTAGAGGACCAACAGAACCATCAATCCAGCGTTTCGAGCCCCCGCGACCGCGGCGTCCACGCGACTCCAGTCGAAGACCGACGCCGAATGTGCCTGTATCAGGTTCCACGGGACCGGGATCCGCAGGAATCGACCGCCGACCGCGGCCGTCTTGTTGGCCTCGTCGTAGGGATCGCAGCCCGGCTGCAGGGTGCACACCGACGACACACCGACGGGGACCCACACGGATGCGCGCGCCGGTGCCGGCACCGCGGGACCGGTCGACAGCACGAGGACGATCGCGATGATCAGGCGGGCGATCAGCGAGTTCATAACTCTCCCTACCTCGTGCCCGCGCGGGGCGCGCTATCTTTTGAACTGCATGATCCACGGAGCGATTCGGTCCGCGAAGACGGCGTGCGCCGCGTCAGTGGGGTGGATGCCATCGGATCCTATGAACTCTGCGCGCCGACTGTCCAGATCAGGAAACCACTTGTCGGCCACCGGATCCATGACTTCCGCCAAACAGGGGCGTGCGGCGTTCTTGAGTACAGCGGCATTGTCGGCGACGGCGACCACCCCGGCCGCCGAACTGGGCCAGGCCGGGGTCACGATCAGGATCTTGATTCCCCGTGCCGTCTTCCGCACCTCATCGCATAGCGCCTGCACGGCACGGGGCAGATCGCCCTTGACGTTGATGTCGTTCGAACCGCCGAACACCACCACGCCGGCGGTCTCCGAATCGACGACGGCGCGAGCGCTGTCGCCGAACGTGTGCCCGCCCTCCCCCTTGGCCAGGTATCCCTGACCGCCGTACGCGGACACCGCCACATCGATCGACAGGCTCGCCACCTGCACTGCCGCCCGGGTACGGGCCACCCAGTTCGCCTCACCCCTTCCGCCGTACTGTGTTCCGGCGGTGAAGCTGTCACCCACGACGGCCACCCGCGTGCCCGACCACGCGGGCGCCGTAGCGCGCAGCGAGATACTCGAGGCCGGCAGGTCGAGGTATTCAGTTCCGCAGCCGCTGGACGCGGTGACCACGATCATCGCCACGGTGACTCGGACTACCTTCGCGATACTCCACATGATTGCTCTCGTCTCCTTCATGCACCCCGTGCCGGGGTGGAAATCGCCAGGTGACAGCTAGCACCATCAGTGCCAGAACCACGGCTTCGGTGACGATCGGTGCCCATGCCACCGACCGCAGATTCTGAGATAGACCGGTACCGAACAAGACGACGAGCCCGGTCACGTTCCCGACGAGGATCGCAGCGGTCGCCCGCTGCGGGCGTCCCAGTGCGAGCAGCTTGACCGAGAGGCCTTGGCTGTTGGCACTGAGTCCCGCCGCCACTACGCACGCCGCAACCAGCACGGTGGCATCGGTGTACTGCGGTCCGGCCAGCGCGGTGACCGCCCTGGCGACCGGCCAGCTCACGAGAGCGACGATCACCGCGTAGCCTGCGCCGCCGAGAACGACGATGCGGTACACGGTGCGGAATCTCGCCGGGTCGTGCTGCCTCCGCGCGAGCTCGGGCACCAGCACCTGACTGAGCGAGACGGTGATCAATGTGAGCGGACCACTCACGCGAGCCGCCACCGAGTACGCCGCGGCCATCGATGCGCCGCCTGCCGCTCCGAGGACGGGAATCTGCAACTGCCCCACCATGGCCGCGCCGGTGTATCCCAGGTATCCGAACCAGCCCGGCTCGAACACCGAACGCCAATCGAGTGCGGCCGACCGTTCGCTCGCGCTATGCGGGACCACCACCCCGAGCACCACCGGGATCGCGAGCGCTACGGCGAGTGCTGGAAAGGCGACGGACCCCGAGGTGACCAACAGTCCGGTCGCGGTCACGAGCGGAGCCAGACGATGCGCGAGAATCAATAGGTTGCCCGCTCGATGTCGCCCGGTGGCGACCAGGTGCGCCTGTGCGTAGTTCAGAACCGTGTCTCCCCAGGCGAACACGAGTCCACACGCAGCCACGACCGACCATGCCGAGCAACCGAGCACCGCGACGCCGAACACCGCACACACCACCACGGTGTGCACCCGGTACAGGGCGCCGGGAAGCCCCGGGCGCTCCGCCGGCGCGCGGAGGATCCGTACCGGAGCACC includes:
- a CDS encoding SGNH/GDSL hydrolase family protein; amino-acid sequence: MIVVTASSGCGTEYLDLPASSISLRATAPAWSGTRVAVVGDSFTAGTQYGGRGEANWVARTRAAVQVASLSIDVAVSAYGGQGYLAKGEGGHTFGDSARAVVDSETAGVVVFGGSNDINVKGDLPRAVQALCDEVRKTARGIKILIVTPAWPSSAAGVVAVADNAAVLKNAARPCLAEVMDPVADKWFPDLDSRRAEFIGSDGIHPTDAAHAVFADRIAPWIMQFKR
- a CDS encoding lipopolysaccharide biosynthesis protein yields the protein MGRHSAPPESNVLRSAVSRVAARAVSSLALGLFLVVLARGTEVRALGTFMTAYAVGLIIGSAVGLGAPVRILRAPAERPGLPGALYRVHTVVVCAVFGVAVLGCSAWSVVAACGLVFAWGDTVLNYAQAHLVATGRHRAGNLLILAHRLAPLVTATGLLVTSGSVAFPALAVALAIPVVLGVVVPHSASERSAALDWRSVFEPGWFGYLGYTGAAMVGQLQIPVLGAAGGASMAAAYSVAARVSGPLTLITVSLSQVLVPELARRQHDPARFRTVYRIVVLGGAGYAVIVALVSWPVARAVTALAGPQYTDATVLVAACVVAAGLSANSQGLSVKLLALGRPQRATAAILVGNVTGLVVLFGTGLSQNLRSVAWAPIVTEAVVLALMVLAVTWRFPPRHGVHEGDESNHVEYREGSPSHRGDDRGHRVQRLRN
- a CDS encoding glycosyl hydrolase; its protein translation is MNSLIARLIIAIVLVLSTGPAVPAPARASVWVPVGVSSVCTLQPGCDPYDEANKTAAVGGRFLRIPVPWNLIQAHSASVFDWSRVDAAVAGARNAGLMVLLVLYGPAPVWAQAAGADPAGTGNPPADPQTFGAFAFAVAQRYSSTVSAFQVWNEPNIPHYLQPPTAATYLPLLKAAYQGIRAAGAQQPVISGGTSSSQVGTGDVAFLRDLYTLGGRAYFDAVGVHPYTFPKSITSTGSEILIAGRQVMEANGDGAKKMWITEYGQPTGTSSVAVSEQMQASFIVDAIERTQQLSWVAVFVVFNTRDLSVDQSVVDSNFGLFRFDGSPKQAAFSVRTLLMG